Proteins from one Stenotrophomonas aracearum genomic window:
- the clpS gene encoding ATP-dependent Clp protease adapter ClpS: MPREPSQDPHHDHGVALEPARPEVAPPPFYQVMLLNDDYTPMDFVVTVLQHFFSMDLEKATQVMLNVHTRGRGVCGVFTREVAESKVAQVNEFSRMNQHPLLCTMEKAG; the protein is encoded by the coding sequence ATGCCTCGCGAGCCCTCCCAAGACCCCCATCACGACCACGGCGTAGCGCTGGAACCGGCCCGGCCGGAGGTCGCGCCGCCGCCGTTCTACCAGGTGATGCTGTTGAACGACGACTACACCCCGATGGATTTCGTGGTGACCGTGCTGCAGCACTTCTTCTCCATGGACCTTGAAAAGGCCACCCAGGTGATGCTCAACGTGCACACCCGCGGCCGTGGGGTATGCGGGGTATTCACCCGCGAGGTCGCCGAATCGAAGGTGGCCCAGGTCAACGAGTTCTCCCGAATGAACCAGCACCCGCTGCTGTGCACGATGGAAAAGGCCGGGTAA
- the hflD gene encoding high frequency lysogenization protein HflD: MSFSIDDRVLALAGIAQALQQVRRIAETGHSEASVVRTAIDSVFRIDADSPQAVYGSAANVAPGLRLLHNYFRSQGQDEILPRLALAVLQLERRFVREHAVVEQVSQGIARARRQALELNDSAHPDVLGSLGGLYADTISHLKPRVMVQGNPHYLGQAGVVAEIRALLLAAVRSAVLWRQTGGQYWDFLISRKAMIEAVDRQLR, encoded by the coding sequence ATGAGTTTTTCGATCGACGACCGCGTCCTTGCCCTGGCTGGCATCGCCCAGGCGCTGCAGCAGGTGCGCCGCATCGCCGAAACCGGCCATTCCGAGGCCAGCGTGGTCCGCACCGCGATCGACAGCGTATTCCGGATCGACGCCGACAGCCCGCAGGCCGTGTATGGCAGCGCGGCCAACGTGGCCCCGGGCCTGCGCCTCCTGCACAACTATTTCCGCAGCCAGGGCCAGGACGAGATCCTGCCGCGGCTGGCGCTGGCGGTGCTGCAGCTGGAGCGCCGTTTCGTGCGTGAGCACGCGGTGGTCGAGCAGGTCAGCCAGGGCATCGCGCGTGCCCGTCGCCAGGCGCTGGAACTGAACGACAGCGCCCACCCGGACGTGCTGGGCAGCCTGGGCGGCCTGTATGCCGACACCATCAGCCACCTCAAGCCGCGCGTGATGGTGCAGGGCAACCCGCACTACCTGGGCCAGGCCGGGGTGGTGGCCGAGATCCGCGCCCTGCTGCTGGCGGCGGTGCGCTCGGCGGTGCTGTGGCGCCAGACCGGCGGCCAGTACTGGGATTTCCTGATCTCGCGCAAGGCGATGATCGAAGCGGTGGATCGTCAGCTGCGTTGA
- the trxB gene encoding thioredoxin-disulfide reductase, giving the protein MSNSKPSRHQKLVILGSGPAGWTAAVYAARANLKPVVITGLQQGGQLMTTTEVDNWPGDAHGLMGPDLMARMQAHAERFETEVIFDHIHTADLKQRPFKLIGDSAEYTCDALIIATGATAKYLGIPSEDAFKGRGVSACATCDGFFYRDQDVVVVGGGNTAVEEALYLSNIARKVYLVHRRDTLKAEKIMQDKLFAKVAHGKIETVWHHQVEEVLGNEAGVTGVRVKSTLDGSTRDIDAHGFFVAIGHHPNTSLFDGQLTMNNGYLDIRSGLGGNATQTSVEGVFAAGDVADQHYRQAITSAGFGCMAALDAERYLDAKGELG; this is encoded by the coding sequence ATGAGCAATTCCAAGCCTTCCCGCCACCAGAAGCTGGTCATCCTCGGTTCCGGCCCGGCCGGCTGGACCGCCGCCGTCTACGCCGCGCGCGCCAACCTGAAGCCGGTGGTGATCACCGGCCTGCAGCAGGGCGGCCAGCTGATGACCACCACCGAGGTGGACAACTGGCCGGGCGACGCCCACGGCCTGATGGGCCCGGACCTGATGGCGCGCATGCAGGCCCACGCCGAGCGCTTCGAGACCGAAGTGATCTTCGACCACATCCACACCGCCGACCTGAAGCAGCGCCCGTTCAAGCTGATCGGCGACAGCGCCGAGTACACCTGCGACGCGCTGATCATCGCCACCGGCGCCACCGCCAAGTACCTGGGCATTCCGAGCGAAGACGCCTTCAAGGGTCGCGGCGTGTCGGCCTGCGCCACCTGCGACGGCTTCTTCTACCGTGACCAGGACGTGGTCGTGGTCGGCGGCGGCAACACCGCCGTGGAAGAGGCCCTGTACCTGTCCAACATCGCCCGCAAGGTCTACCTGGTCCACCGCCGCGACACCCTCAAGGCGGAAAAGATCATGCAGGACAAGCTGTTCGCCAAGGTCGCCCACGGCAAGATCGAAACCGTGTGGCACCACCAGGTGGAAGAAGTGCTGGGCAACGAAGCCGGCGTCACCGGCGTGCGCGTGAAGTCCACCCTGGACGGCAGCACCCGCGACATCGACGCCCACGGCTTCTTCGTCGCCATCGGCCACCACCCCAACACCAGCCTGTTCGACGGCCAGCTGACCATGAACAACGGCTACCTCGACATCCGCTCCGGCCTCGGCGGCAACGCCACCCAGACCTCGGTGGAAGGCGTGTTCGCCGCCGGGGACGTCGCCGACCAGCACTACCGCCAGGCGATCACCTCGGCCGGCTTCGGCTGCATGGCTGCACTGGACGCCGAGCGCTACCTGGACGCGAAGGGCGAGCTGGGCTGA
- the mnmA gene encoding tRNA 2-thiouridine(34) synthase MnmA, with amino-acid sequence MSTPRIMVGVSGGVDSSVAAWRLVQQGEPVAGLFMQNWADDGSGDCRAEDDRRDAVAVCGLLDIPFHFRDFSSEYWQGVFEHFLAEYAAGRTPNPDVLCNREVKFKHFLDAARELGAERIATGHYARVAKVGGHWALLRGADRSKDQSYFLHQLGQAQLAATLFPIGDLQKNDLRRIARDARLPTHAKKDSTGICFIGERDFREFLGRYLPARSGQIQDPDGTVIAEHPGVFYFTLGQREGLNIGGVRGRPAAPWYVVGKDVASNVLYVDQDRESPWLQSTRLHSETAHWIAGAPPAREFTCTAQTRYRQPDEPCTVRVRDDGSVDVRFARPQRAVTPGQSLVLYDDEVCLGGAVIAATDAPLEQRLRTAPSPFEVSAA; translated from the coding sequence ATGAGCACCCCGCGCATCATGGTCGGCGTCTCCGGTGGCGTGGACTCGTCGGTCGCGGCCTGGCGCCTGGTCCAGCAGGGCGAGCCGGTGGCCGGTCTGTTCATGCAGAACTGGGCCGATGACGGCAGCGGCGACTGCCGCGCCGAGGACGACCGCCGCGACGCGGTCGCGGTGTGCGGCCTGCTCGACATTCCGTTCCATTTCCGCGACTTCTCCAGCGAGTACTGGCAGGGCGTGTTCGAGCACTTCCTGGCCGAGTACGCCGCCGGGCGCACGCCGAACCCGGACGTGCTGTGCAACCGCGAAGTGAAGTTCAAGCACTTCCTGGACGCGGCCCGCGAACTCGGCGCCGAACGCATCGCCACCGGCCACTATGCCCGCGTGGCCAAGGTCGGTGGGCATTGGGCGCTGCTGCGCGGTGCCGACCGCAGCAAGGACCAGAGCTATTTCCTGCACCAGCTGGGCCAGGCCCAGCTGGCCGCGACCCTGTTCCCGATCGGCGACCTGCAGAAGAACGACCTGCGCCGGATCGCCCGCGACGCGCGCCTGCCCACGCATGCCAAGAAGGACTCCACCGGCATCTGCTTCATCGGCGAGCGCGACTTCCGCGAGTTCCTGGGCCGCTACCTGCCGGCGCGCAGCGGGCAGATCCAGGACCCGGACGGCACCGTCATCGCCGAGCACCCGGGCGTGTTCTATTTCACCCTGGGCCAGCGCGAGGGCCTGAACATCGGCGGCGTGCGCGGCCGCCCGGCGGCGCCGTGGTACGTGGTGGGCAAGGACGTGGCCAGCAATGTGCTGTACGTCGACCAGGACCGCGAGAGCCCGTGGCTGCAGTCGACCCGGCTGCATTCGGAGACCGCGCACTGGATCGCCGGCGCCCCGCCCGCGCGGGAGTTCACCTGCACCGCGCAGACCCGTTACCGCCAGCCGGACGAGCCCTGCACCGTGCGTGTGCGCGACGATGGCAGCGTGGACGTGCGTTTCGCCCGGCCGCAGCGCGCCGTCACCCCAGGCCAATCCCTGGTGCTGTATGACGACGAGGTCTGCCTGGGTGGCGCGGTGATCGCCGCCACCGACGCGCCGCTGGAACAGCGCCTGCGCACCGCCCCTTCCCCCTTCGAGGTATCTGCTGCATGA
- a CDS encoding NUDIX hydrolase: protein MDAAQDTRWTPHVTVATVVVRDGQLLLVEEAIDGRAVLNQPAGHLEPGESLAGAALRETLEETGWTVRLTAFIGTYQWTAPDGTPFLRFAYVAEPVAHDPARPLDTGILRALWLDPAQLRADPTRLRSPLVWEVVSDFLAGQRHPLSIVKEIA, encoded by the coding sequence GTGGACGCAGCGCAGGACACCCGCTGGACGCCGCATGTGACCGTGGCCACCGTGGTGGTACGCGACGGGCAGCTGTTGCTGGTGGAAGAAGCCATCGACGGACGCGCCGTGCTCAACCAGCCGGCCGGCCACCTGGAACCCGGCGAAAGCCTGGCTGGCGCCGCGCTGCGCGAAACCCTGGAAGAAACCGGCTGGACGGTACGACTGACCGCCTTCATCGGTACCTACCAGTGGACCGCACCGGACGGCACGCCGTTCCTGCGCTTCGCCTACGTGGCCGAGCCGGTCGCGCATGATCCGGCGCGGCCGCTGGACACCGGCATCCTGCGCGCGCTGTGGCTGGACCCGGCCCAGCTCCGGGCCGACCCGACGCGGCTGCGCAGTCCGCTGGTCTGGGAGGTCGTTTCCGACTTCCTGGCCGGCCAGCGCCACCCCCTTTCGATCGTCAAGGAGATCGCATGA
- the infA gene encoding translation initiation factor IF-1, with protein MSKDDSIEFEGTVSETLPNTTFRVRLENGHEIIAHISGRMRKNYIRILTGDRVKVEMTPYDLTKGRITYRMK; from the coding sequence ATGTCGAAAGACGACTCCATCGAGTTCGAAGGCACCGTCAGCGAGACGCTGCCGAACACCACTTTCCGCGTTCGACTGGAAAACGGGCATGAAATCATTGCCCATATCTCCGGCCGCATGCGCAAGAACTACATCCGCATCCTGACCGGCGACCGCGTCAAGGTTGAAATGACGCCGTACGACCTGACCAAGGGTCGCATTACCTACCGCATGAAGTAA
- the clpA gene encoding ATP-dependent Clp protease ATP-binding subunit ClpA, which translates to MFSKDLEHTIGQCYKRAREARHEFMTVEHLLLALLDNPSAQAVLKACGADAERLRQELEQAIEASVSRLAEDDGRDTQPTLGFQRVLQRAVYHVQSSGKKEVTGANVLVAIFGEKDSHAVYYLNQQDVTRLDIVNYLSHGIAKLGEEGEVPPSSDAEGRAEGGDGEGKGDALAEFASNLNDAARAGRIDPLVGRRDEIERTIQVLCRRRKNNPLYVGEAGVGKTAIAEGLAKRIVEGTVPDVLADAVIYSLDLGALVAGTKYRGDFEKRLKGVLTALKKMPNAVLFIDEIHTIIGAGSASGGTMDASNLIKPALASGELRCIGSTTFQEYRGIFEKDRALARRFQKIDIVEPTVGETYEILQGLKPKYEAHHGVTYADDALQAAVDLSVKHIGDRLLPDKAIDVIDEAGARQRLLPEGERKELIDIEEIETIVAKMARIPAKQVSATDKDVLQHLERNLKMVIFGQDPAIETLSSAIKLARSGLANPEKPIGNFLFAGPTGVGKTEVTKQLALQLGIELVRFDMSEYMEPHSISRLIGAPPGYVGFDQGGLLTEKIVKTPHCVLLLDEVEKAHPDIFNILLQVMDRGVLTDTNGREANFKNVVLVMTTNAGAAQASRRSIGFTRQDHATDAMEIIRKSFTPEFRNRLDAVVQFQPLGFEHILRVVDKFLIELEMLLQEKHVSLSATPTARDWLARHGFDPLMGARPMARVIQDKIKRPLADQLLFGKLVNGGRVSIDVRDDELFVETQAEPERLLPATVE; encoded by the coding sequence ATGTTCAGTAAAGACCTCGAACACACCATCGGTCAGTGCTACAAGCGCGCCCGTGAGGCCCGCCATGAGTTCATGACGGTGGAACACCTGCTGCTGGCACTGCTCGACAACCCGTCCGCCCAGGCCGTCCTCAAGGCCTGCGGTGCGGACGCCGAGCGCCTGCGCCAGGAGCTGGAGCAGGCCATCGAGGCCTCCGTCTCCCGCCTGGCCGAAGATGACGGCCGCGACACCCAGCCGACCCTGGGCTTCCAGCGCGTGCTGCAGCGGGCGGTCTACCACGTGCAGTCCTCGGGCAAGAAGGAAGTCACCGGCGCCAACGTGCTGGTGGCGATCTTCGGCGAGAAGGACTCGCACGCGGTCTATTACCTCAACCAGCAAGACGTGACCCGGCTGGATATCGTCAACTACCTCTCCCATGGCATCGCCAAGCTGGGCGAGGAGGGCGAAGTGCCGCCGTCGTCGGACGCCGAAGGGCGCGCCGAGGGCGGTGATGGCGAAGGCAAGGGCGACGCCCTGGCCGAATTCGCCAGCAACCTCAACGACGCCGCGCGTGCGGGGCGGATCGACCCGCTCGTCGGTCGCCGCGACGAGATCGAGCGCACCATCCAGGTCCTGTGCCGCCGCCGCAAGAACAACCCGCTGTACGTGGGCGAGGCCGGCGTCGGCAAGACCGCCATCGCCGAGGGCCTGGCCAAGCGGATCGTGGAAGGCACGGTCCCCGACGTGCTGGCCGACGCAGTGATTTACTCGCTCGACCTGGGCGCGCTGGTGGCCGGCACCAAATACCGCGGCGACTTCGAAAAGCGCCTCAAGGGCGTGCTCACCGCGCTGAAGAAGATGCCCAACGCGGTGCTGTTCATCGACGAGATCCACACCATCATCGGTGCCGGGTCGGCGTCGGGCGGCACCATGGACGCCTCCAACCTGATCAAGCCGGCGCTGGCGTCGGGCGAGCTGCGCTGCATCGGCTCGACCACCTTCCAGGAATACCGCGGCATCTTCGAGAAGGACCGTGCGCTGGCACGCCGCTTCCAGAAGATCGACATCGTCGAGCCGACCGTGGGCGAAACCTACGAGATCCTGCAGGGGCTCAAGCCCAAGTACGAAGCGCACCACGGCGTGACCTACGCCGACGACGCGCTGCAGGCCGCAGTGGACCTGTCGGTCAAGCACATCGGCGACCGTTTGCTGCCCGACAAGGCCATCGACGTGATCGACGAAGCCGGTGCCCGCCAGCGGCTGCTGCCGGAAGGCGAGCGCAAGGAACTGATCGACATCGAGGAGATCGAGACCATCGTGGCCAAGATGGCGCGGATTCCGGCCAAGCAGGTCAGCGCCACCGACAAGGACGTGCTGCAGCACCTGGAGCGCAACCTGAAGATGGTGATCTTCGGGCAGGACCCGGCCATCGAGACGCTGTCTTCGGCGATCAAGCTGGCCCGCTCGGGCCTGGCCAATCCGGAAAAGCCGATCGGCAACTTCCTGTTTGCCGGCCCCACCGGCGTGGGCAAGACCGAGGTGACCAAGCAGCTCGCGCTGCAGCTGGGCATCGAGCTGGTCCGGTTCGACATGAGCGAGTACATGGAGCCGCATTCGATCAGCCGCCTGATCGGCGCGCCCCCGGGCTATGTCGGGTTCGACCAGGGCGGCCTGCTCACCGAGAAGATCGTCAAGACCCCGCACTGCGTGCTGCTGCTGGACGAGGTGGAAAAGGCCCACCCGGATATCTTCAACATCCTGCTGCAGGTCATGGATCGTGGCGTGCTGACCGACACCAACGGGCGCGAGGCGAACTTCAAGAACGTGGTGCTGGTGATGACCACCAATGCCGGCGCGGCGCAGGCCTCGCGGCGGTCGATCGGCTTCACCCGCCAGGACCACGCCACCGACGCGATGGAGATCATCCGCAAGAGCTTCACGCCGGAATTCCGCAACCGCCTTGACGCGGTGGTGCAGTTCCAGCCGCTGGGCTTCGAGCACATCCTGCGCGTGGTGGACAAGTTCCTGATCGAGCTGGAAATGCTGCTGCAGGAAAAGCACGTCAGCCTGTCGGCCACCCCGACCGCGCGCGACTGGCTGGCCCGCCACGGCTTCGACCCGCTGATGGGCGCCCGCCCGATGGCCCGCGTGATCCAGGACAAGATCAAGCGCCCGCTGGCCGACCAGCTGCTGTTCGGCAAGCTGGTCAACGGTGGCCGGGTCAGCATCGACGTCCGCGACGACGAGCTGTTCGTGGAAACACAGGCCGAACCGGAGCGGTTGCTGCCGGCAACGGTGGAATGA
- the aat gene encoding leucyl/phenylalanyl-tRNA--protein transferase: MTRHLPWRLEDRSDAPFPPAETALREPDGLLALGGDLSPVRLLNAYAGGIFPWFSEGQPLLWWSPDPRMVFRTDGVRLSSRFRRSLRGSGWTLRADTRFREVIQACSASPRPGQDGTWITRDMVEAYVALHGLGYAHSIEVLDGERLVGGIYGVAIGRMFFGESMFSAESGGSKVALAGLAHYLGSQGWPLIDAQVENDHLLSMGAEHWPRERFLGVLREQVQMPEAPESWSGRFRTQAAATSA; encoded by the coding sequence ATGACCCGACACCTGCCGTGGCGGCTGGAAGACCGCTCCGACGCGCCATTCCCGCCAGCCGAAACCGCCCTGCGCGAACCGGACGGCCTGCTGGCGCTGGGCGGCGACCTTTCGCCGGTGCGGCTGCTGAACGCCTATGCGGGCGGTATCTTCCCGTGGTTTTCCGAGGGCCAGCCGCTGCTGTGGTGGTCGCCGGACCCGCGCATGGTGTTCCGCACCGACGGCGTGCGCCTGTCCTCGCGGTTCCGGCGCAGCCTGCGCGGCAGCGGCTGGACCCTGCGCGCGGACACGCGGTTCCGCGAGGTCATCCAGGCCTGTTCGGCCAGCCCGCGTCCCGGGCAGGACGGCACCTGGATTACCCGCGACATGGTCGAGGCCTATGTGGCCCTGCATGGGCTGGGGTACGCCCATTCCATCGAGGTGCTGGACGGCGAGCGGCTGGTGGGCGGCATCTATGGGGTGGCGATCGGGCGGATGTTCTTCGGCGAGAGCATGTTCAGCGCGGAGAGCGGCGGCTCGAAGGTGGCGCTGGCCGGGCTGGCGCACTATCTGGGGTCGCAGGGCTGGCCGCTGATCGACGCGCAGGTTGAGAACGACCATCTGCTGAGCATGGGAGCTGAGCATTGGCCCCGGGAGCGCTTTCTAGGAGTGCTGCGGGAGCAGGTGCAGATGCCGGAAGCGCCGGAAAGTTGGAGCGGCCGGTTTCGAACACAGGCGGCGGCAACCTCGGCGTAG
- a CDS encoding GNAT family N-acetyltransferase: MPDTRFLHRLTDLPAADWDALHDGCNPFVSHAFLAGLEEHGCLRPEWGWRPRHFTLWEGDQLVGAVPGYLKDNSHGEFVFDHAWANAYARHGLDYFPKWLGAVPYSPVTGPRLLTRDAGTAGALVDALRGEVGRMGWSSAHVNFHPTDDDSAFGPEWLLREDIQFQWHNPGDWTDFSGFLAAMDHKHRKNIRQERAKLARTGVTYRIVHGDEASADDLQAMHQFYLQTFSEYGNAPALTLPFLQHLAATMPRRLVIFLALLDGQPVAGALCLRGADTLYGRYWGGATLPGLHFETCYYQGIEYCLREGLARFEPGAQGEHKLARGFLPTTVRSRHWIAESAFAEALAGWCEQERADVRRYAHVLAGHSPFKDGEPT; this comes from the coding sequence ATGCCCGATACACGCTTTCTTCATCGCCTCACCGACCTTCCCGCCGCCGATTGGGATGCCCTGCATGACGGGTGCAACCCGTTTGTCAGTCATGCCTTCCTGGCGGGGCTGGAAGAGCACGGCTGCCTGCGGCCAGAGTGGGGTTGGCGACCGCGCCACTTCACCCTGTGGGAAGGCGACCAGCTGGTCGGCGCGGTGCCCGGCTATCTCAAGGACAACTCGCATGGCGAGTTTGTGTTCGATCACGCCTGGGCCAACGCGTATGCGCGGCATGGGTTGGACTACTTCCCGAAGTGGCTGGGTGCAGTGCCGTACTCGCCAGTGACCGGACCGCGCCTTCTCACCCGGGATGCCGGGACCGCCGGGGCACTGGTCGACGCCCTGCGCGGCGAGGTCGGACGCATGGGCTGGTCGTCGGCACACGTGAACTTCCATCCGACCGATGACGACTCCGCCTTCGGGCCGGAGTGGCTGCTGCGCGAGGACATCCAGTTCCAGTGGCACAACCCGGGCGACTGGACCGACTTCAGCGGCTTCCTCGCCGCTATGGACCACAAGCATCGCAAGAACATCCGCCAGGAACGCGCCAAGCTCGCCCGCACCGGCGTCACCTACCGGATCGTGCATGGCGACGAGGCCAGCGCCGACGACCTGCAGGCCATGCACCAGTTCTACCTGCAGACCTTCAGCGAGTATGGCAACGCACCGGCGCTGACCCTGCCGTTCCTGCAGCACCTCGCGGCGACGATGCCGCGCCGGCTGGTGATCTTCCTGGCGCTGCTGGATGGCCAGCCGGTGGCCGGCGCGCTGTGCCTGCGCGGTGCCGACACCCTGTACGGGCGCTATTGGGGCGGCGCCACCCTGCCCGGCCTGCACTTCGAGACCTGCTACTACCAGGGCATCGAATACTGCCTGCGTGAAGGCCTGGCGCGGTTCGAACCCGGCGCCCAGGGCGAGCACAAGCTGGCCCGCGGCTTCCTGCCGACAACGGTGCGCAGCCGCCACTGGATCGCCGAATCGGCGTTCGCAGAAGCCCTGGCCGGCTGGTGCGAACAGGAGCGCGCCGACGTACGCCGCTATGCCCACGTGCTGGCCGGGCACAGCCCGTTCAAGGACGGTGAACCGACATGA
- a CDS encoding methyl-accepting chemotaxis protein → MYSRLFTSLAAPLVLTLLLPFAIGFAWPAALTWAILTTMTLSWLGFAWWTVRAQAQRSPEHARMMREQDQLLTELRTFVGNEIDGSRGEIERARDLIRQAVAGLGGSFDAMNRKSRQQSQALARIVDRAGEDGGAGVDVARFAQHASQRMEQLVEALEQVSGQSSTTVQHIDQMAQHLDGIFSLLEDVKSIADQTNLLALNAAIEAARAGEAGRGFAVVADEVRNLSERSTTFNEQIRKLAHSSKDAIAKVRETVSNMASRDMDRSREARHEAAAMLDNVAQINASLGDGMREISECGRAIDSSVAEAVRALQFEDIATQALGGVHTHLDRLTSINREAVGLQELLHRNGGVFDAEVATALQRTGNRLRDMRSEWERPPHKPVSQQSMAAGAVELF, encoded by the coding sequence ATGTACTCACGCCTTTTCACTAGTCTGGCCGCTCCCCTGGTCCTGACCCTGCTGCTTCCCTTCGCCATCGGCTTCGCCTGGCCGGCCGCCCTGACCTGGGCGATCCTGACCACGATGACGCTCAGCTGGCTGGGCTTTGCCTGGTGGACCGTCCGCGCCCAGGCCCAGCGCTCGCCCGAACATGCCCGCATGATGCGCGAACAGGACCAGCTGCTGACCGAGCTGCGGACGTTCGTCGGCAACGAAATCGACGGATCGCGCGGCGAGATCGAACGCGCCCGTGACCTGATCCGCCAGGCCGTGGCCGGCCTCGGCGGCAGCTTCGACGCCATGAACCGCAAGTCGCGCCAGCAGAGCCAGGCGCTGGCCCGCATCGTCGACCGCGCCGGTGAAGACGGCGGCGCCGGTGTCGACGTGGCCCGCTTCGCCCAGCACGCCAGCCAGCGCATGGAGCAGCTGGTGGAAGCGCTGGAACAGGTGAGCGGCCAGAGCAGCACCACCGTGCAGCACATCGACCAGATGGCGCAGCACCTGGACGGCATTTTCTCGCTGCTGGAAGACGTCAAGTCGATTGCCGACCAGACCAACCTGCTCGCCCTGAACGCGGCCATCGAAGCGGCCCGTGCCGGTGAAGCCGGTCGTGGCTTCGCGGTGGTGGCCGACGAAGTGCGCAACCTGTCCGAGCGCTCCACCACCTTCAACGAGCAGATCCGCAAGCTGGCGCACAGCTCCAAGGACGCCATCGCCAAGGTCCGCGAGACGGTCTCCAACATGGCCTCGCGCGACATGGACCGTTCCCGCGAAGCCCGCCACGAAGCGGCGGCGATGCTGGACAACGTGGCCCAGATCAACGCCTCGCTGGGTGACGGCATGCGCGAGATCTCGGAGTGCGGCCGTGCCATCGACAGCAGCGTGGCCGAAGCGGTGCGCGCCCTGCAGTTCGAGGACATCGCCACCCAGGCCCTGGGCGGCGTGCACACCCACCTGGACCGCCTGACCTCGATCAACCGCGAAGCGGTCGGCCTGCAGGAACTGCTGCACAGGAATGGCGGTGTGTTCGACGCCGAAGTGGCCACCGCCCTGCAGCGCACCGGCAACCGCCTGCGCGACATGCGCAGCGAGTGGGAGCGCCCGCCGCACAAGCCGGTGAGCCAGCAGAGCATGGCCGCCGGTGCGGTGGAACTGTTCTGA